DNA sequence from the Cellulophaga sp. HaHaR_3_176 genome:
TAGGACCTAGATATTGTCCTTCTATTGAAGATAAAATCAATCGATTTGCAGATAAAAATAGTCATCAATTGTTTGTAGAGCCTGAAGGATGGAGAACTTGTGAGGTATATGTAAATGGATTTTCAACCTCTTTGCCAGAAGATGTTCAGTTCAAAGCATTGCGTTCTGTAGTTGGTTTCGAAAACGTAAAATTCTTCAGACCGGGCTATGCTATCGAATATGATTACTTTCCGCCAACACAATTAAAGCATACTTTGGAGACTAAATTAGTGTCTAATTTATATTTTGCTGGCCAAATAAACGGAACTACAGGTTATGAAGAAGCAGCTTCCCAAGGTTTGATGGCGGGTATAAATGCGCATCAAAAAATCAATGAAAAAGAAGATTTCATCTTGAAAAGAGATGAAGCTTATATTGGTGTTTTGATTGATGATTTAATTACAAAAGGTACAGAAGAGCCGTACCGTATGTTTACATCTAGAGCTGAATATAGAACTTTATTAAGACAAGATAACGCCGATTTGAGATTAACACCTAGAGGTTATGAAATTGGATTAGCACGTCAAGATCGATTAATCCGAATGGAAGATAAATTAGAAAAGTCTGAAAAATTTGTTCAATTTTTCAAAGATACAAGTGTACTTCCTGATCAAATTAATCCAATTTTTGAGAGTGTAAATTCATCAGTTGTTGATCAATCTTTTAAAATGTTTAAAGCATTTTCTAGACCAAATGTTACCATGGATCACATGTTAACTTTAGATTCTGTTTCTAGCTTTGTTAAAGAAAATGATCTTAATAGAGAGGTGTTAGAACAAGCCGAAGTACAGGTTAAATATTCTGGTTATATAGCTAAAGAAAAAAACAATGCAGATAAATTACATCGATTAGAAAATGTAAAAATCCCTCCGGGTTTTGATTATACTAAATTGAAATCTTTATCTACTGAAGCGCGTCAGAAATTGACAA
Encoded proteins:
- the mnmG gene encoding tRNA uridine-5-carboxymethylaminomethyl(34) synthesis enzyme MnmG gives rise to the protein MFDKEYDVIVVGAGHAGCEAAASAANMGSKVLLVTMNLQNIAQMSCNPAMGGIAKGQIVREIDALGGYSGIISDKSAIQFKMLNKSKGPAMWSPRTQNDRMVFAEEWRLALEATPNVDFYQEMVSGLLVENNKAVGVTTSLGIKIKSKSVVLTNGTFLNGLIHIGDKNFGGGRAGERAATGITEQLLALGFDSGRMKTGTPPRVDGRSLDYSKMILQPGDAIPEKFSYSPTKVLEHQRDCHMTHTSELVHDLLREGFDRSPMFNGRIKSLGPRYCPSIEDKINRFADKNSHQLFVEPEGWRTCEVYVNGFSTSLPEDVQFKALRSVVGFENVKFFRPGYAIEYDYFPPTQLKHTLETKLVSNLYFAGQINGTTGYEEAASQGLMAGINAHQKINEKEDFILKRDEAYIGVLIDDLITKGTEEPYRMFTSRAEYRTLLRQDNADLRLTPRGYEIGLARQDRLIRMEDKLEKSEKFVQFFKDTSVLPDQINPIFESVNSSVVDQSFKMFKAFSRPNVTMDHMLTLDSVSSFVKENDLNREVLEQAEVQVKYSGYIAKEKNNADKLHRLENVKIPPGFDYTKLKSLSTEARQKLTKIQPVTISQASRISGVSPSDVSVLLVFLGR